The following are encoded together in the Buchnera aphidicola (Acyrthosiphon lactucae) genome:
- the lysA gene encoding diaminopimelate decarboxylase has product MPQLLNNTESNLNIKNVKKLIKKYQPPFWVYDSNIIYKKIKLLKQFDVIRFAQKSCSNINILKLIKNKNVKIDAVSLGEIERALSSGFKPNTNEIIFTADILDAETLFKVVDCKIPVNAGSLDMLTQLGKVSPGHHVWLRINPRFGYGHSKKTNTGGENSKHGIWEPKLAIPIIKEYKLKLIGLHMHIGSGVNYLHLKKVCQSMIKYAFELNQKISYISVGGGLPIPYKFDDKTIDIKKYFMLWDIARKKISKFLGKKIQLEIEPGRFLVAESGILISRVWAIKKMGNKNFVLVDVGFNDLMRPTLYGSYHHISVVSGDNRYINEKETIDTVVAGPLCESGDIFTQKEGGTVQTRKLPIIKLGDYLIFHDTGAYGATMSSNYNTRPLIPEILLKNNDSIIIRRRQTIEEILSLEK; this is encoded by the coding sequence ATGCCACAACTTCTAAACAATACTGAAAGTAATCTCAATATAAAAAACGTTAAAAAACTAATAAAAAAATATCAACCTCCATTTTGGGTTTATGACTCTAATATTATCTATAAAAAAATTAAATTGTTAAAACAATTTGATGTTATTAGATTTGCTCAAAAATCTTGTTCAAACATTAATATATTAAAGTTAATAAAAAATAAAAATGTAAAAATAGACGCTGTTTCATTAGGTGAAATTGAAAGAGCTTTATCATCTGGATTTAAACCAAATACAAATGAAATTATCTTTACTGCAGATATTTTAGATGCAGAAACGTTATTTAAAGTAGTGGATTGTAAAATACCAGTAAATGCTGGTTCTTTAGATATGTTAACACAATTAGGAAAAGTTTCACCAGGTCATCATGTCTGGCTTAGAATTAATCCCAGATTTGGATATGGACATAGTAAAAAAACTAACACTGGAGGGGAAAATAGTAAACATGGAATTTGGGAACCTAAACTAGCAATTCCAATTATAAAAGAATATAAATTAAAATTAATAGGCTTGCATATGCATATAGGTTCAGGAGTAAATTATTTACATTTAAAAAAAGTTTGTCAATCTATGATTAAATATGCTTTTGAATTAAATCAAAAAATATCATATATTTCTGTTGGCGGAGGATTACCCATACCTTATAAATTCGATGATAAAACTATTGATATAAAAAAATATTTTATGTTATGGGATATAGCAAGAAAAAAAATATCTAAATTTTTAGGAAAAAAAATTCAATTAGAAATTGAACCTGGAAGATTTTTAGTTGCAGAATCAGGTATTTTAATTTCTAGAGTATGGGCTATAAAAAAAATGGGTAATAAAAATTTTGTTTTAGTAGATGTAGGATTTAATGATTTAATGAGACCAACTCTGTATGGTAGTTACCATCATATATCTGTTGTTTCTGGAGATAATAGATATATTAACGAAAAAGAAACAATTGATACTGTTGTCGCAGGTCCTTTATGTGAATCAGGAGATATTTTTACACAAAAGGAAGGAGGAACAGTCCAAACTAGAAAATTACCTATTATAAAATTAGGTGACTATTTAATTTTTCATGATACAGGAGCTTATGGAGCTACAATGTCATCTAATTATAATACAAGACCACTTATTCCAGAAATATTATTAAAAAATAATGATTCGATTATTATTCGAAGACGTCAGACAATCGAAGAAATATTAAGTTTAGAAAAATAA